One Thalassospira marina DNA window includes the following coding sequences:
- a CDS encoding efflux RND transporter periplasmic adaptor subunit, with protein sequence MSRMVRLVVICVVAFAVIGGLFAYREGKLPFLSADGPIIVQNDGSGSPAKGGGKGAASGPALPVIAERAVSTPNNTVVEAVGTGRSAIGVQLFPPVAGEVKDVLFHAGDEVKTGQVLLILDSAREKLARDLAAVQVRDAKQLLDRYEKARPRGAVSDSEVDEARTALAEARIRLDQAAVDLDDRTILAPFNGMVGIPAVEPGDRIEKTTVITTLDNIDSVLVDFEVSETRFRDVKLGQSVRVETWSLPGEKFDGVVDAIGSRVDPQSRTFSVRARIPNPEGRLRSGMSFAVYIDIAGNSYPAVPEISVLWGDSGTYVWRIEGEKAVRVPVRVVKRTAGRILLDGPVNDGDLIVVEGVQRLRPGRDVAATIRGDDQGIAQRSGSTDGGS encoded by the coding sequence ATGTCACGAATGGTTAGGCTGGTTGTTATTTGTGTGGTGGCATTTGCTGTCATTGGTGGGCTTTTTGCCTATCGCGAGGGGAAATTGCCGTTTCTGTCGGCTGACGGGCCGATCATTGTGCAAAATGATGGTTCGGGGTCGCCAGCCAAAGGGGGCGGCAAGGGGGCCGCATCCGGCCCGGCCTTGCCCGTTATTGCCGAACGTGCCGTTTCCACGCCCAATAACACTGTTGTCGAAGCCGTGGGTACCGGCCGTTCCGCCATTGGTGTGCAGCTTTTCCCGCCCGTTGCCGGCGAGGTAAAGGATGTGCTGTTTCATGCCGGGGATGAGGTAAAAACCGGGCAGGTTTTGCTGATCCTTGATTCCGCACGGGAAAAGCTGGCGCGTGACCTGGCGGCCGTTCAGGTGCGTGATGCCAAACAGTTGCTTGACCGCTATGAAAAGGCCCGCCCGCGTGGTGCCGTGTCTGACAGCGAAGTGGACGAAGCCCGCACCGCCCTGGCCGAGGCGCGCATTCGCCTGGACCAGGCGGCGGTCGATCTTGATGATCGCACCATTCTGGCCCCGTTTAACGGCATGGTGGGTATTCCCGCTGTGGAGCCGGGGGACCGCATTGAAAAAACCACCGTGATCACGACACTGGATAATATCGACAGTGTATTGGTGGATTTTGAAGTTTCCGAAACCCGTTTTCGCGATGTGAAACTGGGCCAGTCCGTGCGGGTAGAAACCTGGAGCCTTCCGGGCGAAAAATTTGATGGCGTGGTCGATGCCATTGGCAGCCGCGTTGACCCGCAAAGCCGGACTTTCAGCGTACGCGCCCGTATTCCCAACCCCGAAGGTCGCCTGCGTTCGGGCATGTCTTTTGCGGTTTATATTGATATCGCTGGCAATTCCTACCCGGCGGTGCCGGAAATTTCGGTGCTGTGGGGCGATAGTGGCACCTATGTTTGGCGGATCGAAGGGGAAAAGGCCGTTCGTGTGCCAGTACGTGTGGTAAAGCGGACGGCTGGTCGTATTTTGCTTGATGGCCCGGTTAATGACGGCGACCTGATTGTGGTTGAAGGCGTGCAGCGCCTGCGCCCGGGCCGTGATGTTGCCGCCACCATCCGCGGCGATGACCAGGGTATCGCACAACGCAGCGGATCGACGGACGGGGGTTCGTAA
- a CDS encoding efflux RND transporter permease subunit, with the protein MSQNNDIASLSVRRPILIVVISLLIILAGLAAMMGVEIRELPDVDRPVVTISATYTGASPETVDTEVTSVIEGAASRVSGVQDISSSSEEGSSRVRIEFSPDVEINDAANDIREAVSRAQRSLPDEVDDIRVVKADSDASPIMRLAVVSSRLTEDELANVVEDQVIPAFLSVPGVAEVNENGDREKVLHVRVDPLRIASYGLSIDDIADVLETAKFDIPAGSFDSNDQNLFVRANASVWKPEDVKAIFVRDGVRLGDVADVYYGPDDATSYVRLDGRAVIGLGIVRQAQSNTISISKGVHATAEKLNKQLDGVRVLVNSDDAVFIEGALWEVIRSLVLAVVIVIGVLYLFLRSFSATLIPTVTIPIALIGTVAAVWMLGFSINILTLLALVLSTGMIVDDAIVVLENIQRRRHQGMGSLAAAVLGTRQVFFAVIATTLTLMSVFVPISFLPSTAGRLFREFGFVLAVSVAISSFVALSLCPLLASRLKHIDPEAPKKGDGKFHLLDRVGAFFGGLYKAILELVLRFPVMTVIASVIVAVLAIGAFKLVKQELLPDEDRGRLLVSLRGPDGVGIDYMDRQVEAVENILRPIVDRGEAQNIYTIVGFRDNNRALVIASLTPWEERSRSQQEITASIRGKLNALPGVQAFVYQPNSLGLRGSSSGESLEFALTGTNYRNLAANAQALQKELEKNYPNITGIRVGYQTTQPQLLVNIDRQRAFDLGVSIDSLDTTLRAMIDGYEVTDLSVDDTTVPIKLRSTAGAIRDPSDLDNLFVPGKDGRILPLSSIIHLDEEAVASNLDREGQQRAVTISANMVPGYTLQQAVADVEKAAQAVVPTGTGLLFLGDAAALGETSHDVVITFLVAVLVVLLVLAAQFESFMSASVVVLTVPFGLAAAIFALVISHTSINIYSQIGLVMLVGLMAKNGILVVEFADQLRDQGKSVRDAIHDAAMIRLRPIMMTMISTVLGGLPLVLGTGAGAEARAAIGWVIFGGLGFATVFTLFLTPVLYLLLAPLVSARADGSQKLEDQLRIAQGIPDTDEYEGSAG; encoded by the coding sequence ATGTCGCAAAATAACGATATTGCGTCATTAAGCGTTCGCCGCCCGATCCTGATTGTTGTGATTTCCCTGCTGATCATTCTGGCCGGTCTGGCCGCGATGATGGGTGTTGAAATTCGCGAATTGCCCGACGTAGACCGCCCCGTTGTCACCATTTCGGCCACCTATACCGGGGCATCACCCGAAACGGTGGATACCGAAGTTACCAGCGTGATCGAAGGCGCCGCATCACGTGTCAGTGGTGTGCAGGATATCAGTTCCAGCAGTGAAGAAGGCAGTTCGCGGGTCCGTATTGAATTTTCGCCCGATGTGGAAATCAACGATGCCGCCAACGACATCCGCGAAGCCGTCAGCCGGGCGCAGCGCAGCCTGCCCGACGAGGTTGATGATATTCGAGTGGTCAAGGCGGATTCCGATGCCAGCCCGATCATGCGCCTTGCCGTCGTCAGCAGCCGACTGACCGAAGATGAACTGGCAAATGTGGTTGAAGACCAGGTTATTCCGGCCTTTTTGTCGGTCCCCGGCGTGGCCGAGGTCAATGAAAATGGCGACAGGGAAAAGGTTTTGCATGTGCGGGTCGATCCGCTGCGCATTGCCAGCTACGGCCTGTCGATTGACGATATTGCCGATGTGCTGGAAACCGCAAAATTTGATATTCCGGCAGGCAGTTTTGATTCCAACGACCAGAACCTGTTTGTGCGTGCCAATGCATCGGTCTGGAAACCCGAAGATGTGAAGGCCATTTTCGTCCGCGATGGCGTACGCCTGGGCGACGTTGCCGATGTCTATTACGGCCCGGATGATGCCACATCCTATGTGCGCCTGGATGGGCGCGCGGTGATTGGTCTTGGCATTGTCCGCCAGGCCCAGTCCAACACGATTTCAATTTCAAAGGGCGTTCATGCAACAGCCGAAAAGCTGAACAAGCAGCTTGATGGCGTGCGGGTGCTGGTAAATTCCGACGATGCGGTTTTTATTGAAGGCGCCTTGTGGGAAGTGATCCGCAGCCTTGTTCTGGCTGTGGTGATCGTGATTGGTGTTCTCTACCTGTTTTTGCGCTCTTTCAGTGCCACGCTTATTCCCACCGTCACCATCCCCATCGCCCTGATTGGCACCGTGGCGGCTGTGTGGATGCTGGGTTTTTCCATCAATATCCTGACCCTTCTGGCGCTGGTTCTCTCAACTGGCATGATCGTGGATGACGCGATTGTGGTGCTGGAAAATATTCAGCGCCGCCGCCATCAGGGCATGGGGTCGCTGGCAGCAGCGGTGCTGGGTACGCGCCAGGTGTTTTTTGCCGTAATCGCAACCACGCTAACGCTGATGTCGGTTTTTGTGCCAATCTCGTTTTTGCCCAGCACGGCGGGTCGGCTGTTTCGTGAATTTGGCTTTGTGCTGGCGGTATCGGTGGCAATTTCGTCCTTTGTCGCACTGTCGCTTTGTCCGCTTTTGGCATCGCGCCTGAAGCATATTGACCCGGAAGCCCCGAAAAAGGGCGATGGCAAATTTCATTTGCTCGATCGGGTCGGGGCGTTTTTTGGCGGGCTATACAAGGCCATTCTGGAACTGGTGCTGCGTTTCCCGGTCATGACGGTGATTGCATCGGTCATTGTTGCCGTATTGGCGATTGGGGCGTTCAAGCTGGTCAAACAGGAACTGCTGCCCGATGAAGACCGGGGCCGTTTGCTGGTATCGCTGCGCGGGCCGGATGGTGTCGGCATTGATTATATGGACCGCCAGGTCGAGGCGGTTGAAAACATCCTGCGGCCCATTGTGGATCGCGGTGAAGCCCAGAACATCTATACCATTGTGGGTTTTCGCGATAACAACCGCGCACTGGTGATCGCAAGCCTGACCCCCTGGGAAGAACGCAGCCGCAGCCAGCAGGAAATTACCGCGTCCATCCGGGGCAAGTTAAATGCCCTGCCGGGTGTGCAGGCCTTTGTCTATCAGCCCAACTCGCTGGGTTTGCGGGGCAGTAGCTCGGGTGAAAGTCTTGAATTTGCCCTGACTGGAACAAATTACCGCAACCTTGCGGCAAATGCCCAGGCCCTGCAAAAGGAACTGGAAAAGAACTATCCCAATATCACCGGCATTCGTGTCGGGTATCAGACAACGCAGCCGCAGCTTCTGGTCAATATTGATCGCCAGCGGGCGTTTGATCTGGGTGTTTCGATTGACAGCCTTGATACCACCCTGCGCGCAATGATTGATGGCTATGAAGTTACCGATCTGTCGGTGGATGATACGACCGTTCCCATCAAACTGCGCAGTACGGCCGGGGCGATCCGCGATCCATCGGATCTCGATAACCTGTTTGTTCCGGGCAAGGACGGGCGCATTTTGCCGCTATCTTCCATCATTCATCTTGATGAAGAAGCCGTGGCATCGAACCTGGATCGCGAAGGGCAACAGCGCGCAGTAACGATTTCGGCCAATATGGTGCCGGGCTATACCCTGCAACAGGCGGTGGCCGATGTGGAAAAGGCCGCACAGGCCGTTGTGCCAACCGGGACAGGCTTGCTGTTTTTGGGCGATGCCGCGGCCCTTGGCGAAACATCGCACGATGTGGTGATTACGTTCCTGGTGGCGGTGCTGGTGGTGTTGCTGGTGCTCGCTGCCCAGTTTGAAAGCTTCATGTCGGCATCCGTGGTGGTGTTAACGGTGCCATTCGGCCTTGCCGCCGCAATTTTTGCCCTCGTGATCAGCCATACCTCGATCAATATTTACAGCCAGATCGGCCTTGTGATGCTGGTGGGGCTGATGGCGAAAAACGGCATTCTGGTTGTCGAATTTGCCGACCAGTTGCGTGACCAGGGCAAATCGGTGCGTGATGCCATTCATGATGCCGCCATGATCCGCCTGCGCCCGATCATGATGACCATGATTTCAACCGTTCTGGGGGGCTTGCCGCTGGTTCTGGGAACGGGAGCAGGGGCCGAGGCCCGTGCCGCGATCGGCTGGGTTATTTTTGGCGGGCTGGGTTTTGCCACGGTATTTACCCTGTTTTTGACGCCGGTTTTATATTTGCTGCTGGCCCCGCTGGTTTCGGCCCGTGCCGATGGCAGCCAGAAACTCGAAGACCAATTGCGCATTGCCCAGGGCATTCCCGATACCGATGAATATGAAGGGAGTGCCGGGTAA